A stretch of Campylobacter volucris DNA encodes these proteins:
- a CDS encoding class I SAM-dependent methyltransferase produces the protein MNNSKLWENIFANKEWGKYPSEYLIRFIARNFYNVSNRKDINILELGLGTGANLWFCAREGFSVSGIEWSQNGVDRFLKRMKEENLLNFVKDIKIGDYFEKLDEFEDESFDCIIENLSWCCNEREKTKATFKKSIKKLKPNGKFISATIGSNTFGFDKHKFDLQEIKEGIYTGVGLLRCDDELSSKELYSANDFVLEHLHKISCENNGIIYNELLIIEGKKFAV, from the coding sequence ATGAATAATTCGAAACTTTGGGAAAATATATTTGCAAATAAAGAATGGGGTAAATACCCAAGTGAATATTTGATACGCTTTATAGCCAGAAATTTTTATAATGTTTCTAATAGAAAAGATATTAATATTTTAGAACTAGGACTTGGTACAGGAGCAAATTTATGGTTTTGCGCAAGAGAAGGTTTTAGTGTAAGCGGTATAGAGTGGAGTCAAAATGGAGTAGATAGATTTTTAAAAAGAATGAAAGAAGAAAATTTATTAAACTTTGTAAAAGATATAAAAATTGGTGATTATTTTGAAAAGCTAGATGAATTTGAAGATGAGAGTTTTGATTGTATCATAGAAAATTTGTCATGGTGTTGCAATGAAAGAGAGAAAACCAAGGCAACTTTTAAAAAAAGTATAAAAAAATTAAAACCAAATGGCAAATTTATTTCAGCAACTATAGGAAGTAACACTTTTGGTTTTGATAAACATAAATTTGATCTTCAAGAAATCAAAGAGGGTATTTACACAGGTGTAGGATTGTTGCGTTGTGATGATGAGTTAAGCTCTAAAGAGCTTTACAGTGCAAATGATTTTGTATTAGAACATTTGCATAAAATTAGCTGCGAAAATAATGGAATTATCTATAATGAATTATTAATCATAGAAGGTAAAAAATTTGCAGTTTAA
- a CDS encoding glycosyltransferase family 2 protein, whose translation MSQISIILPTYNVEKYIARALDSCINQTFKNIEIIVVDDCGSDKSIDIAKEYASKDERIKIIHNKENLKLLRARYEGVKVANSPYIMFLDPDDYLELNACEECVKILHENSDIDLICFNYRKIYKNMKFDDVYYSKCFYSLKNFYAFLFLKYPYIQWSIWGKVLKKEIYLKTIKYLDLNNDEKINIAEDVLVYLFYLMQTTKIKTINNILINYFIRDTSLANGNNSEQLLYIIQGHKDIILKLENLNKSIFFDSKINKKLYNYFIYILKKEMYQYYFNYLKTTKQYKIHHSILKKILKFKYYFWRKF comes from the coding sequence ATGTCACAAATTTCAATAATACTTCCAACTTATAATGTAGAAAAATATATAGCTAGGGCATTAGATAGCTGTATAAATCAAACCTTTAAAAATATAGAAATTATAGTAGTAGATGATTGTGGAAGTGATAAAAGTATAGATATAGCTAAAGAATATGCTAGCAAAGATGAAAGAATTAAAATCATACATAATAAAGAAAATTTAAAATTACTAAGAGCTAGATATGAAGGAGTAAAAGTGGCAAATTCTCCTTATATAATGTTTTTAGATCCAGATGATTATCTAGAACTTAATGCTTGTGAAGAATGTGTAAAAATACTACATGAAAATAGTGACATAGATTTAATATGTTTTAATTATCGTAAAATTTACAAAAATATGAAATTTGATGATGTATATTATTCAAAATGTTTTTACTCATTAAAAAACTTTTACGCGTTTTTGTTTTTAAAATATCCTTATATACAATGGAGTATTTGGGGTAAAGTTTTAAAGAAAGAAATATACTTAAAAACAATCAAATATTTAGATCTTAATAATGATGAAAAAATAAATATTGCGGAAGATGTTTTAGTATATCTATTCTATTTAATGCAAACTACAAAAATCAAAACAATAAATAATATTCTAATAAACTATTTCATCAGAGATACATCATTAGCCAATGGAAATAATTCCGAACAATTGCTATATATTATTCAAGGACATAAAGATATTATTTTAAAACTAGAAAATTTAAATAAATCAATCTTTTTTGATAGCAAAATAAATAAAAAATTATATAATTATTTCATTTATATTCTAAAAAAAGAAATGTACCAATATTATTTTAATTATCTCAAAACAACTAAGCAATATAAAATACATCATAGTATTTTAAAAAAAATTTTAAAATTTAAATACTATTTTTGGAGAAAATTTTAA
- a CDS encoding NAD-dependent 4,6-dehydratase LegB: MKKILITGADGFIGSHLVEMLYEQSKMQESSFYGYEIRALSQYNSFNHWGWLEDIKCLKDIEVVCGDIRDPFFCKNITKDVEIIFHLAALIAIPFSYIAPSSYVEVNINGTLNICQGALENNVKRIIHTSTSEVYGTGLYVPIDEKHPLQAQSPYSASKIGADAMAMSFYNAFNLPLTIARPFNTYGPRQSARAVIPTIITQIANGAKQIKLGDVTPTRDFNYVKDTCAGFLELAQCKNAIGEVVNIGSNYEISIKDTLELIKKLMNSNVEFIIENERIRPENSEVFRLRCDNSKIKNLTNFIPQYDIEKGLSQTIEWFSNPLNLKKYKSDIYNV, translated from the coding sequence ATGAAAAAGATATTAATCACAGGTGCAGATGGTTTTATAGGTTCGCATTTGGTTGAAATGCTTTATGAGCAAAGCAAAATGCAAGAGTCGTCATTTTATGGATATGAGATTAGAGCTTTAAGCCAGTATAATTCTTTTAATCATTGGGGATGGCTTGAAGATATCAAGTGTTTAAAAGATATTGAAGTAGTTTGTGGGGATATTCGAGATCCATTTTTTTGTAAAAATATCACTAAAGATGTAGAAATCATTTTTCATTTGGCTGCTTTGATTGCTATACCATTTTCTTACATCGCTCCTTCATCTTATGTGGAAGTTAATATCAATGGGACTTTAAACATATGTCAAGGTGCGCTTGAAAATAATGTAAAACGCATCATCCATACAAGCACGAGTGAGGTTTATGGCACTGGCTTGTATGTGCCTATTGATGAAAAGCATCCTTTGCAAGCACAAAGTCCTTATTCAGCTAGTAAAATAGGTGCTGATGCAATGGCGATGAGTTTTTATAATGCTTTTAATCTTCCACTAACTATAGCAAGACCCTTTAACACTTATGGTCCAAGACAAAGTGCAAGAGCGGTTATACCTACTATCATCACGCAAATTGCAAATGGGGCTAAACAGATCAAGCTTGGAGATGTAACGCCTACTAGAGATTTTAACTATGTAAAAGATACTTGTGCGGGATTTTTAGAGCTAGCTCAATGTAAAAATGCCATAGGCGAGGTGGTAAATATAGGCTCAAATTATGAAATTAGTATTAAAGATACTTTAGAGCTTATTAAAAAACTTATGAATTCAAATGTGGAATTTATCATAGAAAATGAGCGTATAAGACCTGAAAATAGTGAAGTTTTTAGACTTAGATGTGATAATAGTAAAATCAAAAATCTTACTAATTTTATACCTCAATATGACATAGAAAAAGGTTTAAGTCAAACTATAGAATGGTTTAGCAATCCTTTAAATTTAAAAAAATATAAAAGCGATATTTATAATGTTTAG
- the neuB gene encoding N-acetylneuraminate synthase — MKKTIIIAEAGVNHNGDINIAKKLIKAASEAGADYVKFQSFIASDCVSKIAKKASYQLANTDKNQSQLDMIKKLELDEKAHEELIKHCNKCGIKFLSTPFDLKSIELLARLNVELFKIPSGELTNYPYLKKIASYDKNIILSTGMATLLEIQNALNVLTSNGTQREKITILHCNSEYPTPFEDVNLKAMQTLKETFNLPVGYSDHTLGISVPIAAVAMGACVIEKHFTLDKTMQGPDHKASLDINELKAMVKSIKDIEKALGDGVKKPSKSEMKNIDIVRKSLVAKKTIKKGEYFSKENLTTKRPGNGICAMNYEKYIGKIAQKNYQEDELINE; from the coding sequence TTGAAAAAAACCATAATCATAGCTGAAGCTGGAGTTAATCATAATGGTGATATTAATATAGCTAAAAAACTTATTAAAGCAGCTAGTGAAGCTGGGGCTGATTATGTTAAATTTCAAAGTTTTATAGCTAGTGATTGTGTGAGTAAAATAGCTAAAAAAGCTTCTTATCAACTTGCAAATACAGATAAAAACCAAAGCCAATTGGATATGATTAAAAAGCTAGAACTTGATGAAAAAGCACATGAAGAATTAATCAAGCATTGTAACAAGTGTGGTATTAAATTTCTTTCAACTCCTTTTGACTTAAAAAGTATAGAGCTTTTGGCTAGATTAAATGTGGAATTATTTAAGATTCCAAGTGGTGAGCTTACAAATTATCCTTATCTTAAAAAAATTGCTTCATATGATAAAAATATCATTCTTTCAACAGGTATGGCTACACTTTTAGAGATTCAAAATGCTTTAAATGTTTTAACAAGTAATGGCACTCAAAGAGAAAAAATCACTATTTTACATTGTAATAGCGAGTATCCAACACCATTTGAAGATGTAAATTTAAAAGCTATGCAAACTTTAAAAGAAACTTTTAATTTGCCTGTGGGATATTCTGATCATACTTTGGGTATAAGTGTACCTATAGCAGCTGTGGCTATGGGGGCTTGCGTGATAGAAAAGCATTTTACTTTAGATAAAACTATGCAAGGGCCAGATCATAAAGCTTCACTAGATATAAATGAATTAAAAGCTATGGTAAAAAGCATTAAGGATATAGAGAAAGCTTTAGGAGATGGGGTTAAAAAGCCAAGTAAAAGTGAAATGAAAAATATCGATATAGTTAGAAAATCTTTAGTAGCTAAAAAAACTATTAAAAAAGGTGAGTATTTTAGTAAAGAAAATCTTACCACAAAGCGTCCAGGAAATGGAATTTGTGCGATGAACTATGAAAAATACATAGGAAAAATAGCACAAAAAAATTATCAAGAAGATGAGCTTATTAATGAATAA
- a CDS encoding glycosyltransferase family 2 protein, with product MSQISIILPTYNVEKYIARALDSCIKQSFKDIEIIIVDDFGNDKSIDIAKEYASKDERIKIIHNDKNLGTFASRNIGVLNSNSPYIMFLDPDDYLELNACEECEKYFNSGFDFIWFNLKYDNKLQEKTLDDLFLKYEEYIKYVIIENIPYLWNLCSKLIKKDIYINVLNTIKNPYIKLRMAEDALMYYFIVLNSKNIKTSSKTIYNYMSNNTSATQTKNLYLIKQNINDEKIIISLILDYLKHHALDNTTYIFSKYILYRLYISNIGKKIEFHRKTNYILYKFVYKFLYKNKKLFFKIKCFLLKKNFL from the coding sequence ATGAGTCAAATTTCTATCATACTTCCAACTTATAATGTAGAAAAATATATAGCTAGAGCATTAGATAGTTGTATAAAACAAAGTTTTAAAGATATAGAAATAATTATAGTAGATGATTTTGGAAATGATAAAAGCATAGATATAGCTAAAGAATATGCTAGCAAAGATGAAAGAATTAAAATCATACACAATGATAAAAATTTAGGCACTTTTGCAAGCAGAAATATAGGTGTGTTAAATTCAAACTCACCTTATATAATGTTTTTAGATCCTGATGATTATTTGGAACTTAATGCTTGTGAAGAATGTGAAAAATATTTTAATAGCGGTTTTGATTTTATATGGTTTAATCTCAAATATGATAATAAATTGCAGGAAAAAACTTTAGATGATCTTTTTTTAAAATATGAGGAATATATAAAATATGTAATAATAGAAAATATACCATATTTATGGAATCTTTGTTCAAAATTAATAAAAAAAGACATTTATATAAATGTCTTAAATACAATAAAAAATCCTTATATAAAATTAAGAATGGCCGAAGATGCCTTAATGTATTATTTTATAGTTTTAAATTCTAAAAATATAAAAACTAGTTCAAAAACAATATATAATTATATGAGCAACAATACAAGTGCAACACAAACTAAAAACTTATATCTAATAAAACAGAATATTAACGATGAAAAGATTATAATTTCACTTATATTGGATTATTTAAAACATCATGCTTTAGATAATACTACTTATATTTTTTCAAAATATATATTATATAGATTATATATATCAAATATTGGAAAAAAGATAGAATTTCATAGAAAAACAAATTATATTTTATATAAGTTTGTATATAAGTTTTTATATAAAAATAAAAAATTGTTTTTTAAAATAAAATGTTTTTTACTTAAGAAGAATTTTTTATAA
- a CDS encoding class I SAM-dependent methyltransferase has translation MENKFILNSEISKNLGDNSQIWENIFANKEWGKYPSEYLIRFIARNFYNVSNRKDINILELGLGTGANLWFCAREGFSVSGIEWSQNGVDRFLKRMKEENLLNFVKDIKIGDYFEKLDEFEDESFDCFIDNYSLAYNDFDKTKQIIEKVMKKLKPKAKFISATPSFNNLGFYHDENLAYHTCKPTQGPDAFTGEIRYCDDKDITSLYNGANYKVDCVKTLISKEKDIVEKELYIIEGSKL, from the coding sequence GTGGAAAATAAATTTATTTTAAATTCTGAAATTTCAAAGAATTTAGGAGATAACTCTCAAATTTGGGAAAATATATTTGCAAATAAAGAATGGGGTAAATACCCAAGTGAATATTTGATACGCTTTATAGCCAGAAATTTTTATAATGTTTCTAATAGAAAAGATATTAATATTTTAGAACTAGGACTTGGTACAGGAGCAAATTTATGGTTTTGCGCAAGAGAAGGTTTTAGTGTAAGCGGTATAGAGTGGAGTCAAAATGGAGTAGATAGATTTTTAAAAAGAATGAAAGAAGAAAATTTATTAAACTTTGTAAAAGATATAAAAATTGGTGATTATTTTGAAAAGCTAGATGAATTTGAAGATGAGAGTTTTGATTGTTTTATAGATAATTATTCTTTAGCTTATAATGATTTTGATAAAACAAAACAAATTATTGAAAAAGTTATGAAAAAATTAAAACCAAAAGCTAAATTTATTTCAGCAACGCCAAGTTTTAATAATCTTGGATTTTATCATGATGAAAATTTAGCTTATCATACTTGTAAGCCTACTCAAGGTCCTGATGCTTTTACTGGAGAAATTAGATATTGTGATGATAAGGATATTACATCATTGTATAATGGAGCAAATTATAAAGTTGATTGTGTTAAAACTTTAATTTCAAAAGAAAAAGATATTGTGGAAAAAGAGCTTTATATCATAGAAGGAAGTAAATTATGA